From one Triticum urartu cultivar G1812 chromosome 3, Tu2.1, whole genome shotgun sequence genomic stretch:
- the LOC125548797 gene encoding uncharacterized protein LOC125548797, whose amino-acid sequence MLSLMLVGLRLEQQFGFVRVGVIYLVSGIGGSMMSTDSSVDGRWMPTWIRRLRPRHPQGGAATTPDPSVGAADSAWMDMLPFPCRLHDSHGSHSMDQDDHRDLHGDAEALHMVELHGTTVPRCGAAKLGHISASGTLHADVLCLIILTTIVVGVFYMLFISWPTSMFANHPSASCYMIPT is encoded by the exons ATGCTCAGCCTCATGCTCGTCGGGCTCAGGCTCGAGCAGCAGTTCGGATTCG TGAGAGTTGGTGTCATCTACCTCGTGTCTGGCATCGGGGGCAGCATGATGTCAACTGATAGTAGTGTG GATGGGAGATGGATGCCCACATGGATCCGGCGTCTCCGACCTCGGCATCCACAAGGAGGAGCGGCGACAACTCCGGACCCGTCCGTTGGTGCTGCTGATTCTGCTTGGATGGACATGCTGCCTTTTCCATGTCGGCTACATGACAGCCATG GTTCACACTCCATGGACCAGGACGACCACCGGGACCTCCACGGCGATGCTGAAGCCCTACACATGGTCGAGCTCCATGGAACAACTGTGCCTCGGTGTGGTGCAGCCAAGTTGGGCCACATCAGTGCATCAGGAACTCTGCATGCTGATGTCCTTTGTCTCATCATCTTAACTACTATAGTAGTAGGAGTATTTTATATGTTGTTCATTTCTTGGCCAACCAGCATGTTTGCTAATCATCCATCTGCCTCATGTTATATGATCCCTACCTAG